The DNA window GGCGGCTATGTAGTAGAAGGTGACATATTCTTGTCTCACAATTCACTAAATCAAAAGAGCACTTCACCTGTTTTACGGGTGGCTAATTCTGAGCAATTCCAAACTACTTGTCTGATTACCGGATTGCCACGGACGCTCACTGTTTCAGTAACTGGTTTGCCTTCTGGTTATGAAAGCGCTACTGATATAGCGATTGCCCGTTACAATGCATTGGGTCTGCGAATTAGTTTCGTACGCGTGAGCAGCGGTGGTATGATAGATATCCAGTATGCCAGCCTGGGTGCCGGCGCATTGGGTCAATCTGCCGGATTCCCTGATTGCAGCACCGGAAATCCTCCAAGCCCTATTAAACTCAATTCTGATGCTAATGCACTGGGAAGTAGCCCCGACCAGAATTATCTGGCTACTGTTATTGCGCATGAAATCGGCCACACTATCGGTTTCAGACATACCGACTACTTTAATCGTGCCTATAGCTGCGGTGGTTTTCCTTACAACGAAGGACAAGCCGGTGTTGGTGCAATTAATATCCCCGGTACTCCTACAACGGCTGATCCTAATAGCTGGATGCTGTCTTGTATCGGCAATGGTGTAAACCGTCCATTTAATGCCAATGATATTATAGCACTGAGATATTTATATCAATAACATCAGCTGCGTACAGGTATGATAGATGGTAACTTGGACGTATAAACGAAATAAGATCACTTACGGATAAATAAAAAGCGCTTCTCCTTAATCACAACAAATCCGCTTCACAAGCGGGTTTGTTGTGATTGTTTTTTGTTAAAGAAGGACTATGGTTTCTGAAACAGATTGCTATGCCGGTGTGCATCCTTCTTCAAATGTGTGGGGGGATGATCTCATTGTGATCAATAAGGCAGATTAAATATAAAAAGCTTACGTGGTATCTCACCACGTAAGCTTTTAAGGCTACTGTTAGTATGCTGTAGCAATGGTGGTAGCCTTCCAGGCTTCCAGGTCTTCTTTTATAGCATCTATTTTGCCATATGCCAGCTGATAGGCATCTTCTCCCAGGAACAGGTTCAGTGGCGGTTGTGCGGCTTCGCTGGCCTGAATAAACGCAGCAGCTGCTTTGGCCGGATCACCTGCCTGGTTGTGATGAATTTCATGCTGGTGCTGCGCCTGTATTTTCCTCACTTCTTCATAATCTGCAATCGGCTGTGCAGGCACCGCCAGAGAGCCGGATGACAGGAATTCGGTCCGGAAATAACCAGGAGAAACGATGGTCACGTGTACGCCGAAGGGTTTTACTTCTGCAGCCAGTGACTCGGAAAGACCGTTCACGGCGAATTTGGTGCCGGTGTAAATACCAAAGCCCGGGAAATTGCCAAAGAAACCTGCGATGGAAGACACGTTGAAGATATGCCCTGACTTTTGTTCGCGGAAGTAAGGCATTACTTTCCGGATCACGTTGAGTGTACCGAAAACATTGATTTCAAAACTGGCCCTGGCTTCAGCATCTGTTGTTTCTTCCAGCGTGCCTATCTGGCCATAGCCGGCATTGTTTACTACCACATCGATGCGGCCAAAGCGCAATACCGTATCGGCGATTGCTTTGGCGACATTTGCTTCATCACCCAGTTGAACAGTGAGAGGAAGGAAGTTATTATCATCACTTATTTTACGGAGTTCATCAGCGTTGCGGGAGGTGGCGGCCACCTGATAACCTGCGGCCAGCAGTTTTTCTACCAGTACACGGCCCAGTCCTTTGGAGGCGCCTGTTACAAACCATACTTTTTTGTTGCTCATAAGATTTCCATTTTTACGAACACAAAATTAATGGCCCTATACACACCGGCTATTACGCTAAACAAACCAATTATTGCGAAAATCAAACAGCCCTGAAAGCGGTAGGGGTCATGTTAGTGTGTTTTTTAAAGAAGTTATTGAAATGGGAGGCCTCTTCAAATCCCAGACTGTAGCTGATTTCGGCCACGTTCCAGTTGGTATGCCTCAGCAGGGCTTTGGCTTCGGAAGCGATACGCTCGGAGATGTGGGCAGTGGTCGTTTTACCGGTAGTGTCTCTTACGGCTCGGTTGAGATGGTTGACATGCACCGATAGTTCCCCTGCGAAATCACTGGCAGAGCGTAAGCGGAACTGCTGCTGGGGTGTTTCGATAGGAAACTGCCGTTCCAGCAACTCGGTGAAAACCGCCGTGATACGTGATTTGGCATCGTGATGCTGATACAGTTTCTCTGAGGGCTCCATTTTTAAGGCAATATGTATCAGTTCCATCAGATAGTTGCGCAGCAGATCGTATTTATAACGATAATCACTATTGATTTCAGCCAGCATTTTATTGAAAAGCGCTGCCACCTGGGCCACCAGGGCACGGTCCAGATTGTAGGAAGGTATGCCTGCGGCTGTAAACATAGGCAGGTCCCGCAGCGGATGCCGGCCTATGTCCATTAAAAAGGATTCCCGGAAGATGCAGAAAAAACCGCTTTTGTCGTCTGATAGCCCTTCCCAGGCGTAAGGTACCTGTGGGTTAAAGAACATCAGCGTGTTCCCTTCGGTGACAATTGTCCTGTCTGCATAGTGATAAAGGTTTTTACCACGTATCAGGCTTACTTTATAGAAGTCACGGCGGCTATAGGACATGGTAGGTCGTCCGTTGACCATACAGTTAGCCATATTGAATACGTTGAAATGCCCGAGGTCATGCTGCAGGTTGTCGGGTGCCGGGATCTTTTTCTGCCGGTAAAAGTCGGTAAGTGATTCTGTTTTGGGCATGTTTGCAAATTACAAAAATCAAACAATAGTCATCTTCCAAAAATTAGTACATTTATCCATCAGTATCATAAAATATGTATAAAACCCTCCGCAGTGCAGTAGAAAAACATATTCATCTCACGGATCAGGAGTTTGAGATCTTCAGCGCCCCTTTTTATCAGAAAACGGTAAAGAAAAAGGAGCTGCTGTTAAGAGCAGGTGAGATCTGCAAATTTGAAGGGTTCGTCAACAAGGGCTGCTTCCGGGTTTATTATCAGGATGACAACGGTAACGAGAGCATTCTCTATTTTGCAGCAGAAGGCTGGTGGGTGACGGACATCGACAGCTTTACCAACCAGGTGCCCGCTATCCTGTCTATCGAGGCATTGGAAGACTCGGAAGTGTTATTGATCACCTATCCCTATAAACAGGCTTTATATGAAGAACTGCCGAAAGTAGAGAAGTTGTTCAGGATCATGACACAGAAAACCCATGTGGCCCTGCAACGCCGTATGATCTCCAACCTCAGTAAGACAGCGGATCAGCGTTACCTGGAGTTTATGGAAAGTTACCCCGACCTGGAACAGCGGCTTTCGCAGCAACAGGTAGCTTCCTACCTGGGCATTACCCATGAATTCCTGAGCAAAATCAGGCGCAAACTGGCGCATAAGGGCTGATACCCCGATTTTGAACTAGTTCAATTTTTAAGGATTTTTCCCGTATTAGATTTGTTCCATCAAAAACAATCATGATGGAAACAAAGTTAATATACATTATGGACCCGCTCTGTGGTTGGTGCTACGGGAGTGCTGACAATCTCCTTAAACTGACACAACAGTATGCCGGCCGTCTTGCGGTGGAAATAATTCCCGCAGGCATGTGGGCCGGTATCAACGTGCGGACGCAGTCACGCGCCATGGCCCAGTATTTTATCCGGCACGACCGGCAAATTGAAGCCCTCACCGGAACCACATTTGGGGCTGATTATTTCGCCTTTCTTGGAAAAGAGGTCATCCTTGATAGTGAAGTCCCCTCACGGGCCATTATGGCTGTTCAGCAGCTGGCTCCCGAAAAGGCGGTGGTTTTTATGGTAAAGGTGCAGCAGGCACGTTACCTGCACGGAAAAGACTTTAATAATACACAAGTATACCTGGATATCTGTCAGGAGCTTGGAATAGATACCGGTGTTTTTCAGGAGTGCTTTACTGCGGCATCATTGCAAACGCTCACCCTGCATGCGTTTGAAAAGGCTACATCTTATGCATCAGCATATCCCTCCCTGTTTATCGAACACAATGGACGCCGTATACTACTGGAACAGGGGTATGCGTCTTATGCTGAACTGGATGAAAGTGTAGCTTCTGTTTTAAACTGACGAAATCATCAAAACATGAAAAAGTTATTGTTCATCTTATTTAGCATGACAGCTATGGCTACTCAGGCACAGGAATTAAAATCACAGGGAACCTCGCCACTGGAGCTGACCTACTACAACGCGCCGGAGTCTTCTATGAGGGTGACATCTGTATTGGTCAGTGGTAAAAAGGATGCCGTGCTGGTAGACGCCCAATTTACATTGCCGGACGCCGAAAAGGTGGCGCAGGCCATTAAAGCTTCGGGTAAACAACTGAAAGCGATCTTTATCAGCTATGGAGATCCGGATTTTTATTTCGGGCTGGAGGTCTTCAAAAAATATTATCCGCAGGTGACGGTGTACGCTACCGGGCCGGTGATCGATCATATCCAGCAGACGGCTCAGGGTAAACTGGACGTATGGGGACCGCAACTCAAAGAAGCTGCACCACATAATGTTGTACTGCCGCAACTGTTAAAAGACAGTGTGCTGAAGCTGGAAGGCCAGTCGCTGGAAGTGATGAATGCAGACAATGAACGGTCTTTTATATGGATACCAGCGATCAAGGCGGTCATCGGTGGTGGTAGTGTGTTTGGAGATAACCTCCATCTGTGGATGGCAGATGATGCTACTTCTGCCAAACGTGGAGAATGGTTGGCAGCGCTGGACCGTATTCAGGCGCTTTCCCCGCAATGGGTGATCCCGGCTCACTTTGCCAGCGGGGCTCATCTAGACTTAAGATCTGTTGAGCACACCCGGGACTATATCCGGAAATATGCTGAACTGCTCCATAAGCATACTACTTCAACAGCACTGATCAATGCGTTAAAAGCAAAATATCCCACACTCCTGGGCGGTGTAAGCCTGGAGTTGAGTGCTAAAGTCAACACCGGCGAAATGCAATGGGGTGCCCCGCAGGATGAAACAGCTCAAAACCTGGCCGTGATAAAAGCCACCTATGAAGGAGGTAGTACGGCAAAAAATGCTGAAAACCTCGCCAATGCGCTGACTAGCAAAACTGTATGGACGGAAGCGGCCGGATTCCCTTATGGAGGCACTTATATCGGTAAAGACAATATTCTGAAACAGGTATTCGCA is part of the Chitinophaga flava genome and encodes:
- a CDS encoding oxidoreductase; its protein translation is MSNKKVWFVTGASKGLGRVLVEKLLAAGYQVAATSRNADELRKISDDNNFLPLTVQLGDEANVAKAIADTVLRFGRIDVVVNNAGYGQIGTLEETTDAEARASFEINVFGTLNVIRKVMPYFREQKSGHIFNVSSIAGFFGNFPGFGIYTGTKFAVNGLSESLAAEVKPFGVHVTIVSPGYFRTEFLSSGSLAVPAQPIADYEEVRKIQAQHQHEIHHNQAGDPAKAAAAFIQASEAAQPPLNLFLGEDAYQLAYGKIDAIKEDLEAWKATTIATAY
- a CDS encoding M57 family metalloprotease; the encoded protein is MKITIKQAASLSLLIAFLCIVAYSCKRDNNQTIKEAQQGVPDAVKNQIASLGYDTRNIRTVDGGYVVEGDIFLSHNSLNQKSTSPVLRVANSEQFQTTCLITGLPRTLTVSVTGLPSGYESATDIAIARYNALGLRISFVRVSSGGMIDIQYASLGAGALGQSAGFPDCSTGNPPSPIKLNSDANALGSSPDQNYLATVIAHEIGHTIGFRHTDYFNRAYSCGGFPYNEGQAGVGAINIPGTPTTADPNSWMLSCIGNGVNRPFNANDIIALRYLYQ
- a CDS encoding Crp/Fnr family transcriptional regulator, with protein sequence MYKTLRSAVEKHIHLTDQEFEIFSAPFYQKTVKKKELLLRAGEICKFEGFVNKGCFRVYYQDDNGNESILYFAAEGWWVTDIDSFTNQVPAILSIEALEDSEVLLITYPYKQALYEELPKVEKLFRIMTQKTHVALQRRMISNLSKTADQRYLEFMESYPDLEQRLSQQQVASYLGITHEFLSKIRRKLAHKG
- a CDS encoding DsbA family protein, with the protein product METKLIYIMDPLCGWCYGSADNLLKLTQQYAGRLAVEIIPAGMWAGINVRTQSRAMAQYFIRHDRQIEALTGTTFGADYFAFLGKEVILDSEVPSRAIMAVQQLAPEKAVVFMVKVQQARYLHGKDFNNTQVYLDICQELGIDTGVFQECFTAASLQTLTLHAFEKATSYASAYPSLFIEHNGRRILLEQGYASYAELDESVASVLN
- a CDS encoding nuclear transport factor 2 family protein; amino-acid sequence: MKKLLFILFSMTAMATQAQELKSQGTSPLELTYYNAPESSMRVTSVLVSGKKDAVLVDAQFTLPDAEKVAQAIKASGKQLKAIFISYGDPDFYFGLEVFKKYYPQVTVYATGPVIDHIQQTAQGKLDVWGPQLKEAAPHNVVLPQLLKDSVLKLEGQSLEVMNADNERSFIWIPAIKAVIGGGSVFGDNLHLWMADDATSAKRGEWLAALDRIQALSPQWVIPAHFASGAHLDLRSVEHTRDYIRKYAELLHKHTTSTALINALKAKYPTLLGGVSLELSAKVNTGEMQWGAPQDETAQNLAVIKATYEGGSTAKNAENLANALTSKTVWTEAAGFPYGGTYIGKDNILKQVFARITADWDDYKITIDHYTVTGDEVVAFGTYSGTNRKTGKSFKARVAHHYELKNRKIVRFEQFVDSQQAIDAMK
- a CDS encoding helix-turn-helix domain-containing protein, with amino-acid sequence MPKTESLTDFYRQKKIPAPDNLQHDLGHFNVFNMANCMVNGRPTMSYSRRDFYKVSLIRGKNLYHYADRTIVTEGNTLMFFNPQVPYAWEGLSDDKSGFFCIFRESFLMDIGRHPLRDLPMFTAAGIPSYNLDRALVAQVAALFNKMLAEINSDYRYKYDLLRNYLMELIHIALKMEPSEKLYQHHDAKSRITAVFTELLERQFPIETPQQQFRLRSASDFAGELSVHVNHLNRAVRDTTGKTTTAHISERIASEAKALLRHTNWNVAEISYSLGFEEASHFNNFFKKHTNMTPTAFRAV